The window ATGCACTTTCTGAATGCTAAGCACAGATAGACAATGACCTTAGATCCTCTTTTCTGTGATGTAGCCAATGCTTCTCAGACTAGTAATCCACGGAGGGTGGCTCGATTTTCACGGTGATCTCATTGGTCCCTTCGCAGCTTGAAGCATTTGGGTTTAAGAGCAGCAGATCATTCTTATCCTGTATGATTGTGTTTGCACATGGCACACTCCTTTACTACCAATATGTAGATTCCCTTCTGGTTTAGGTTATTGGGTTTCATATTTTCGGTCCCCGTCTGTCCTCTTGTGTCGGAGATAAGTCGGATGACTTGAAGTTATAATTCAGCTGTTAGGCCAGTGTCAGGAAGGACGGTTATAGTTTTCTATTTTCGACCAAACTCTGCACAACAGTCCACCTCAGTTCACGTATTACGATGCATATCaccgtcacacacacacacacacaccaacacaccgACAGTAATCAGGCTTTGATGTGCAGCCTCTAAAAGACATTTAATCAAGCTACAAGTGTTGAGGGGAGACTGGATGTTGTTAAAATACCTTTTTATGttctacaaagtgctttacagtgtGTTTCTCATTCACCCAATCACGTATACCTTAGACCTTCAATTAGTCCAAGGTGAAAGATGGGGTTGCAGATGGATGTGTTTTCAGTAAGCTTACCGTAAACACTGGAGCGTTTGGTTGAGTGGTCATCTTTTGAGTGTGCGTGAATTTCTGATGGGATGACCCAACAGGATGCATCTTCATTCTTCTCTGATTCTTGTGTCTGATTTTTGCCAAGTTCTGCGTTGTTTAATGCAGAGGAgctctgcattgtttgtctCGGCTGAAGTTTAAACCTGGCTTCAGTTGAAAATGAGTTTTTATTATTGAATGGTTTGTAAATTATGTAGCCTAATCAGTTCACTGGATCCCACTCAAAAAGAGTGAACAATTCCCAACACTGTTTGTGAAAGCTCACTCTTGTGTCATCAGGTTTGTAGTTGCCATCAGAAGTTTGGGAAATATCGAGTTAATTAGATAGATGGTAATGATCTTTCTTCTGCTTTAGAGGACATTGCAACGGTAAAGTTTAAACCTTCACAAATTTGGTTGTTTTTGGGATTATTAAATATTGcaattatgttttattttctgtctcttaAAAGACTAATTGTTATTCATCTGAAGTAGAGTGAGCTTGTTGGCACTATTGATTTCTCTTCAAACATAATTAGTTGGCTAATGAGTTGTTTGCATTTTAATGAATTATAGATGATTTTTACTAGTctttttaaatgagttttttCATGAAGGAGCAGTTATTGGTCCACTTTGGAAGATAACTGCTTTTAATTATCTTTTGCACCACAATGATATTCCCTGATATGCTGTGATCTTTGATGAGCACTACAtcttaagattaaaaaaaaaaagaattacgcATAACTGCATTCATTTTCAGAGCGACAATAATAGTGGAGACAGACGATTTgactaacttttttttctttttttttttcctattaaaTCTGATAATTGCTTAGTTGACAAGATCCTAGTATTGGTTGGGTTCATTTAGAGTTAATTTATTTGATGTCGGATTCCATTTCGCAACAACAAAACTATTGAGACGTTTCTCTTTAATATTTCCTGATGGCATGGTTGTTTTGTTAACTTTGGTGACATGCGGTCATATGAGGACGTTACGTTATCTCAGTGATGAAAGGAACCATTTACCTGAAATTTCCTCACTTGGTTAATtactgatctctttgttctagCATGCTCATCATACTGTGCTTTATTTGCTCTCGGCATTAAAATGGAAACGCCTGTCCTCATCCCAGTTTATCAGTAGTATTGGAACATGAATGTTGTTTGACATTTAAATGTAACTTATTGGTGTGAAAACCTTTTCTCCTGAGTGTTGGTTAACAATGTGACAATGTGGTCTTTTCTAAAAGCCTAAAGGTCACTCTAAAGAATGATGTGGGGGTTGTCTGCCTCATGCTGTTTGTATTCCCCAATCTGTTGTCGGATGCACCACATTCCATTTATTGAGGCCATACGGGACCACGAGGGAGGGTTGTGTGTTTGAGTTAAAGCTAAAGGGTAAGACCTTTATCAGCTCAGTGAAACGGCATTTATACACTGATGTTTTTGTCTGGAGCTGTGCAACATGTTAAGTGTGGTCGGTGGGTTTAAAGGAGTGTTCTGGGAAGTCATTAAAATGGGAGATTTGGTAATCTCTCTTTATCTGAGACAACCTTGCTGCTGCATTTCATAATGGCAGATGGAGCAGTGAGTCAGAGACAAGTTGTGGACTTTAATAATACCATTCAGATTGAAAGAAATTCGCTGGAGGTCAATATTTCATAGAGAACACCACTCTTGCAGTTTCTATCACTTCAGTGCTGCAATTGCTGATTAAGAGAAGACACAAAAGCATTAAACCAGAATGCTAAATtatttatgttttggttttagaCGCGTTATATTTGGTCTTTCTCGTGGTTAGTAGCTTTTTTATATGAATCTAAATTAAatatggtttttttttaaagggatatgccacccccaggccaaattaagtgtatccccgcattcccgagacataaataagtgtgtgggagtgttttcctggcgacccaggcattgtccgagtctcacagcactgaccactgcttggttgcgcgtaatacatacatggtagcgtcgccagcgtcgccactcgaaatatttcgcccaacgtgaattaatttacttgatttaccttctaattactgtgagagtggtgtactttcaaatcgagtgcaaatgactacacggaaggtttggtttgctcatgtcggtttgggaactagtttccagtgcggaaaacacagccgaagcacactccccgcatGTCATTGGGAATACCccccttcacgctggtttgtttgaggaagtcgggggtggggattcccaaagacgtagcggggagtgtgcttcggctgtattTTCCGCAcctgaaactagttcccaaaccgacatgagcaaaacaagccttctgtgtagatttacacagtcatttgcactcgatgtgaaagtacaccactcgcacagtaattagaaggtaaatcaagtaaattaattcacgttgggcgaaatatttcgagtggcgacgctagcatgtatgtattacgcgcaaccaagcagtggtcagtgctgtgagactcagacaatgcctgggtcgccaggaaaacactcccacacacttattcatgtctcgggaatgcggggatacacttaatttggcctgggggtggcatatccctttaaggtgaaAATGATTGCAGATGCGCAGGGAAACCAACATGAGGTTTTTGCATTCTCATTGATATTGGAAATAATGAAGTTGTTGCCTGTTTAAGGATGTAATTCGTTTCCAAGCTTGTTTTGTCGCACAGTAACATTTCAGTAGACCACATGAAGCGGTTTTCGCATGTGGGCTGCATTATGTCATATTAATCTCTTTACTGTGTAACACAAGCAGAAGCGGTTCACAACCACACCGGGAATGAACATTAtgccttctttgtgttttcattatAGATCTATACACACCTTTGCTCCTACACTGTCCCCAATGAGCAGCGCTACATCATCCGCATCCTGTTTATTGTTCCAGTTTATGCCTTTGATTCCTGGCTCAGCCTCCTGTTCATCAGCAATAACCAGTACTATGTCTACTTCGATTCTATTCGAGACTGCTACGAAGGTACGTATCTCAGGCCGTAAATGATCTGCCAGATTGGTTCCTTTCTGGAAAGCcatagatttgttttttttcttccttccctGATGTTTCAGGTTGCTGCTAGAAACAGAAAGATAAGAAAGTGACCAAACTAGTTTTTCCTTGCCAATCTTTGTTCACAAATACATGGGCCTTGTTATCTGAGATCTAACGTTTCTAGAAGAAGCCTccattttgtttagttttttttactacattttgtttgtggtTTGAATAATTCATTATAAAGATAATGTAGATTTTTACCAGGGTTTTCAGTAACCACTCTCGTACAGTGAACCCTTAATTATGTGTTGAAGTTTTAAGACCACAGTACTTTAACAATAGCAAAAGTGAATCAAATGCTAACTGGATAACAAGCAATTTAAGATATGGGGGCGGGTGGGGGGCAACGATTTGGAAATCCATTATTCAACAGATTAGTGTCCCGTTTGCTGCCCAATTTGGTGGCTGATTGATGGTGCAGGCCATCAGAAATCAGGGAACTGAAATGCCACCAGTAGCTGTGACTAAAACATAATGAACCTTCTCTTGACTGGACACCATCTGTATTAGCTTAATTTAATCCCTCTTTAAATAGCAACAAAGGATTAAGAAGGGATTTCCAAGACACAGAGCCCTTAGAAGCGTCTTAATGTAAGGATTGAAACATTCATTGTTCCAAACTGCAGgactctatatatatatttatttatttatttttcatgtggAACTTTTTTTCCTCCTGAAATGATTTGACCTTCTCAGTCAAGTTATACTTGAAGGGGATGAGAAATTGTTCTAAAATGGAAATCATGTAATGAAACATGTTTGACGTCGGGTCTGGAAGACAAGTAACTTTCTCTTTGTGTTACAGCGTTTGTCATTTATAATTTCCTGAGCCTGTCCTTTGAGTATCTCGGAGGAGAGAGTGCAATCATGTCGGAGATTCGAGGCAAGCCCATAGAGTGAGTGCACGCAGCCTGATTCTACATTCTGCAGCCACGTTCTGCATAAACAAGCCGGACTGAAATATCTGTTGTTGTTGAACATGTTGGTTCAGAAGTAATAAATGTATTAACTGGGGCTGACTGTGCTATGGTTATAGCTGTATGCTAATAAAAGCTGCAACATGCAAGTAAACATGCTGGCAATAAACAGCTCTCACATGCGACATCCCTCTTTATCTCTGAACCTTTGACAAGTCTTTATAGGCGTTTTACGATTGATTTCAATCTCAGGGCAGCAGCTCTTTGCTGGGGTCTTAAGTCAGTACAGACAATAATATTGAGTCTCAGTAAGTGTGAAGACTTGTATTGACTGACCTTTTTCTAATAAGCCTTTACTGTTTTGCTTGGTCTGGAATTGGCCAAAACGATGTTCCCAGCAAGTCATTTCAGATTCTCTAGTCTAGAGAATTTGATAAAATGTCTTCTATCTTTTCAAGTTGGAACATAAATTATTATTGTAAAGTTGAATGTGGTTCAATTGGCTCACTCCAGCTGCATTTTAACCACACAAACTTTTACCGTATATCAGGAGTGTTCCAATCCTTCAAACACTGGTCTTATTTGGTAAAGTGGTAGCACAAAACAATAGACATTTTCAGTTTAAATGCAAATCCCAATTTGTTTCTTCCCAATTTGAATTTCTCTTGTCTGAATGTCTGTCCGCCTTATTTGCAAGTAATCTGGCTGCATTGAGTGGTTTGGTGGGGAAAGTGTGTGTGCTCTGGTTCAAAGGCAAGACGGACACATTCATTTAAACGTACAAATGCAAGGTGCATAATTAATATTGTTAATAAAAATGGGATGATATATGCTGCATAGTCAGACTAAGAGCATGAAGAGCACCTTTGGTGTAAGTTTGTGTTACATGATTAGTCTAATTACTTATAGATTGCCAAAATAAGCACTTATTGTTGCTGTTGGTTAGTAATCTGTAAACAAATTTGAAGATTTCAATGCAGTCTGGTTATATTATATagaatttcttttttatatatatatatatatatatatatatatgccccCATTTCACTTGCCACTTCCATTATCCATTGTTAAATGTGACATTTCTGCATTGACGTGACTTGATAAcccatcacttcctgttattttcacaggTCAAGCTGTCTGTATGGTACGTGTTGCCTCGTCGGAATGAGCTACTCTATTGGCTTTTTAAGATTCTGCAAACAGGTGAGCTTCCatcattacctttttttttttttctgctccctCGATGATCCCTCTGATcattgaaacaaaacaaacgcacacactGAAAAAGAATAATGCCTAAAATAAGAAAAGTACTGAGCTGTGAATTACCTTTCAGATCACATCTCCAGACTGCTTAAGGATGGCGGGTTTTTATAATTGGTTGTGCGCTTCTCACTGGATAAAATGCACTGgttcaaaacaaaaaagaaaaacaatcaacTAAGGCCAGTTGAAAGCAGCTTGACGATGTTCACTGAGTGTTTATTCTTCAAAACAAAATGCATGATTATAAGAATTTTTATTCAAGAAGCAGATGATAAATGATATACTTTGACAGGAACATTATATTGAGTCCTTTTTAAAGGCAAACCTTGCAAGTTAAATCTGGTGGCACATCTGAAACCGGCTTTATAGTTTAACCAATATTATTTATACATGAGAATACGGAATCAGAAGGTCAATTATTTTGACATTAACAGATCATTTATATTGATTATATGTCAAATAACAGTGTAATGTCACTCTGGTAAAATGGCTGCTTGTGGTGATAAATCTGTATGGAATTCTGACATGACTGTGCAGTCTTTACAGATGATATAATGTAGTAGGCAGCTGTTTTCAGCATGAAAGCTCTAAAGTACTGACTGTGAGCTTCATGGTTGGCACTCGACAGCAAATAGACACAATGTCCACACAAAACTAAGTAAGTTTGATGAACTAAATATATTTATCCCCAATGAGCAATTCCGTTTGAGAGCCTTCCCAGTTTGCCTGATATCATCAAAACAGAATTTAAAAAGTCATAACAGCAGCGCATTTGAGCACAACAACATGTCAGTGACAGCAAATCAGCATCTGCCCGCACAAGTTGCCTGATGAAAGGCTTATACAGAAAGTCAGACATCAAAAAGGTGGCGACACAAAGATGAGGACTACTATCCCCATTAAGCATCCTAAGACCCGagggaataaaaataaaagatttttacGATTTTTGCATCAAGTAATTCTTTAACATCCTCACTTGGAAATAAGCTGCTCTGTGGGCGAAGTAGCTCACTCAAAAGACATCAGTCAGAGTTCAGTCTGGAGCACAACCACTCCATTTCCAAAGTTTTCCCACCAACAAGCGGTCTGATTGGGTCCCATACAAAACCAACAATGGCTGCCAGGTCGGTGCTGGATTATGTATCAGCGACCTTCGTAGCACATTCTGATGCCTTTTGTTCTTCAATGCAGTCAGTAGGTAGCTGTATTTTTATGTGCATATATGTAAAAAGTCCTTAAAGAAAGTTAACACTGACAATATCCTGTCAACATCTTGATGATGGCGCCTTTTGCCatgtatttataaaaaaaaaaacaaaaaaaaaaaacataaggaGTTGAGGCATGTTGATGTTCACTCCGCAAGGTGTAGTCCGAAAAATCCATTTTCAGTGCACAAAAACATTGTTTGCATGAAGACGACCAGCAAAAGTGCATAGAAAGGTTTCATTTATCAAAATACCTGCAGAGCTGTGGATTAGTCTGTAGTAACCAGCTGGTTGGGTAGAGCATTTGGGAGTCAAAGATCTTTAATTTTTCCCAAGAATCAATGATGGATGTTGCAGTTTTAAGGATAATGTTGTTTGGAGTTGCCACAAATGACCTACAGCAGGGAACTCTGGTTTAAGTCGGAGTCATATGTCATAAAATCTCATAATGATTTGTTACAGCAGCTTACAAGCACGTATAATTAACATTTCCTCTTATCTTACATTTGTTTAATTTAGCTTTGCTTAGTTTCCCACTAGAACAGTTTGATGCTCTAATGAGTGCAAATTTCATGAATGTTGCTACAGACTCCAAATGAACTAAATGCGTTAACCACTGTCGACTTTTGATGCACTGCCACCACGAACGTAGATTGTGTTTTGACTATCAAGCATGTCAGCAAGTTTGTTGCATTATTTTCTTTGAGGATATTCAGAGTGACAAACTGGCACTAAAGCTTGGGGCAAGTTGAGAATGTCAGTACTCGAAACTTCAAAGGAAATCAGTTGTACTCTAAGATAAATGCATATCAATGCCAGTTTGCCAAGCACACTTCCACTTCTGGTCATTCCAGAAAAGCTTCCCTCTGGCTTATCAAGTTCAACACTTCTGGTCTGTTGCTTTCATGTGTGGGAGCTTCTGTCAAATTGGTTAGTTCGAGCTTCAGCGCACAACACAGAGAACACCTGTCCTGCAGTAGTGTAATGCATGCATCCTCCGCTGTCCCACACCAACATTACATCGGTATCCTGGAGGTTGCTCTAATCGTATGAAAGAAAGACACTTTTAACAACAATTCCTCAAAGCTCTTAATGGCCAAGCTCCTTACTGCTTTAAAGATGTCATCATTTCACAATCATCCCATAAGCACTCTTTGCTCTCAGACCACTGGTGGGCTTGTTGTTCTCAAAATTTCAAAGGCCAGAATGGGAGTCGGAGCCTTTGATTTTTCAGGTTCCTCCCCTGGGGACACAGCTCCCAGTGTGGGTGTGAGATTTAGACACCCCCTTGGTTTTTAAGACTAAGATAAAAACCaacatttgaaaaatatttCACTTGATTTGTTGACCTTTCTGTTCACTACTTCTTTTATCCttgtgtttgtattttgtttgcATTAATACCTCCCTGCATATTGTATTTACGAGTCGTTAATCTATGAATCtttcattctgttttattttgatgagCATGGTTGATTcagtaaagcactttgatttgCTCTTCAGTTGCATGAAAAGCACTGTAcagataaaactgaattgactTTCAAGTGAGGATTTTGCCTTTTAATTAAAGCACCAGTTTGGCATATTAGGAAATAtggtgcatttatttatttattttttctctcttcaatAATATCGGCTTGTTAAATGTAAAGCTGTGGCCAAAGCAGCTTAGCTTAAAGATTGAAAAAGATGCATCTGTACAGAAAGCAAAGATTAAATGGAAAACCTTATCTCTTTATAGGAGGTTGGTCGATGCTGGACAGTTTGTCAGCTCTGTGCAATTGTCAAGCACCCACCAGGGATTTCAGCAGGTTGCTGCTCAAGGCCAAGAAACGGTCAAACGCTTAACCGCACATTAAGCAGAAAATCTATCTTTTAACCTTTTACTAGTGAGCTTCAGTTGTGCAAGTAGATGGACTAGTTCTCTGTTTCTTCAAAAATGTGCTCCATCGATGCAAAACTCAACTCAAAACAGTTGTATCGGGTAAAAACTTTACAAAAATACATGATGATACACCATGATGATGGTGAGAAACAGCCACTGGTTACCTGAAATGTTTGGGAAACGGAGACGATTGCTGTCAGTGAGCTGCTCCTCATCTTCGCATCTCATCCGAAGTGCAAACTGATTCTGACGTCCTCGTCCTTCTTGGTGGTGTCCTTGTTTGTTGTCTCTTGTCGTCTCATTCTGAGTTGTCGTGTGTCCTCCAGGCGACTCTCCAGTTCTGCGTGGTCAAACCCATCATGgcagccatcaccatcatcCTGCAGGCCTTTGGCAAATATCATGATGGAGATTTTAAGTGAGCAGcaccccctccccccccttttGCATTTCATTCTGTGTCCTACCCATGCATGTCATTGCCAGAAGGcttgtttattgtttttgtgcACATGGAACCAATTTGGAAATGGATATAGTCATATCACCTCGTGACAGAAGGCTCGATGAAAAGATTAGAATTAAAAGTTCTTTCAAACTATAAGTTATGGGATAAAACTTGGCAGGTGCATGTTTTCACAGATTTCACTATTCAGCTGAGTAATATGAcagtttttgcttcttttttttttttttttttttacttaaaacaatATATTTCAAGTTATTCTCCAATTGATGGTGCTTCAAAATCAAACTTCCTAATTATTATCAGATGTTCTGCTTACAGAAGCGTGTATATACTTTCTTGAATATAAATTGGTACAAAGGCAGGGGATGAATTGCAGACTGACAAGTTCAATGAAATGTATTTCAAGGCTTCAGATGAGCCACTAAGGGTCTCGGCAAAGGATAAGGATAATTTGTTCAATGAAATTGTCTAATCAAAGCTATAAAATCTGCAGCCATACATTCTGCTTGGCTTATTTCCAGGTGCCTCTCAGCTCGCTGTCTCTGTCTGAAGAGTCAGCTGTGACAACGCTTGTTTCTAAACTATCCAAGCGCCGCAGACTTCAATGAGAGCATCGCACAGAAGTTTCTTTATTATCATCCTCTTACCGTCACGCTAAAAGATAATCTTGACTCAGTTCTTCCTCTTAGCCTTCCGAATACTTAAAGCAATGATCAGGCAGAAATAACTTTTCTTCATGTCTTTATTTGAGCTTTGCAGTAAGACCACGATGATTCACAGATTGTTTACTTATACGCTTTCAGCCAGCCATGCACTCTGTACTGCGTGAGAGTAATTAGTGTTGTCACAGTTGAGTTGTCAGAGAGGCTCCTTTGAATGCAAAATCTGGTAGGAAGGCAGACTGACGATCAAATGTAGAGTTCTGCCTGTTTACGGAATTTATTCCAGAGAAATAAGAAGGACGTATAcaaaaaagttttaaattctTGTTCGGAGAAGAGGACCAAAAGGCTGTTTTTCCTGGTGTTCAAGCAAAATGACTAAAACATCATCAGGTATAAGTTGCTGTGTTTTTCCTTCAGCTGGAAGTTATTCATACTGGAAAAAAGAGCTTACGCAGACATGTCATGATTGAAGTTTGTTAATGATGTATGGTGCTCTTCCAATTCCTttctttgcagtgtgaatggaGGATACCTGTACATCACAATCATCTACAACTTCTCCGTCAGCTTGGCCCTCTACgctctcttcctcttcttcttcgccACCAGTGACCTGCTCAGACCTTACGAACCGGTGCTCAAATTTCTCACCATTAAATCTGTCATCTTCTTGTCCTTCTGGCAAGGTGAGTTCATCCCTCTCTTTTCTCGTCACCACCAGCACACCAAAGTGAAAATACAAAGTGAATAGCTTTGCGCCTCTCGTAGGAATGGTCCTTGCCATCCTGGAACGATGCGGGGTCATTCCCAAAGCGCTTTTCATTGATGGACAAGAGGTGGGCGCCGGCACTGTGGCAGCGGGCTGGCAGAACTTCATCATCTGCATTGAGATGTTTTTTGCTGCCATTGCCCTCCGATATGCCTTCACCTGCACTGTCTACCAGGAGAAGAAAAATGATGTGCCAGGTGAGTACATCTCGAACAAATCATTTCAGCTGATTATTACATCTTGCCCTCACCTCAAACTCAAATGGCTAATTGACCCTCTCTGGCACAATAATGACTCTCGTTCTGCAAGCATAGCCGCACTGACTGTTGACTCGTAAAGGCCTAAGATGCTCTTTTATAAAAACCCTGCGAAACCTAAGCATTCTGAAAAATTCAGAACAGAATTGTTGACATCAATTAAAGCCTTTGTGCTCTGCCTCTGATGCTGATAAGAACAAAACCATTTGAAAGCTTTTGTTTTAATCGTGACATTTTTCTGAACATCCATCAGCATTTCAAGAAAGATGTATTAGAATAGTAAGTGAGAGGCAGACAAGCTTCTCGAATGATCTGAAAGAATATGTTGCTTCTGGTCTAAAGGATAAGAATTGGAATTATCAACtatgtttgtttgcacttttcAGTCACTTTAAGGAATAAACAAAGAAATAGTTAACATTAGATGTTTAAGTATGacatgaaacaaagaaaatgtgCTCTGAAAGAACAAAGTAAGAGAggtaaattgaattaaataagCAAATAATTTGAAGGAAAGCAAATCCAAACCCTGACTACGTTAAAGCAAGCACAGAGGCAACAATGGAGAGGAAAACCTTCCCTCTGACTTCCTTTAACTGGTGGAAACTTCAAGTAGAACCAGGCTAATAAAGGAGGACTCTTCTGCCTgagggaggacagaagaagagagatAAAGAAAATTAGCATATAATCTGAGTAGGAATGTGAAAAGTGATGATATATGGTACAAACAAGATTGACAGTGGATAAAATGAAAAGGTCGAGCATCCATGGTAGTAATTATAGAAAAGCTTTGAAGGTGTACAGTTCTCTCATAAGGATGACTGCTTTAATCCAAAGAACAGTCACTGTTACTGTCAGCACTAATTGTCATCTATATTACAGCAGCGTGGGCTGGCATgacaatgaataaaacaaaaaatgaatcGAAGCAGAGAGCGACCTTGTGCATGACAGTTGGGAAGGAGTGGGCAGTTGAGACCACTGAGCGATGAACAGGCCGAAGCAGCAACATTTCAGGACCAAACGGCTCCGGGGCCAGAGATTATGAGCGACGGTGGTGCTGAGATCAGAACGTGAAGCTTTGGCTTTTATTTCACCTGCATGAAGCAGGGAGGGGGAgatgagaggaaaggaaaggaaaggaaagaacagAGAGTGGCACAAACCGCCGGAGCGAGGAGAAAAGACCGTTTATGTCATGCAGCTAAGAGACAATGAAAATAACATGGTACAATACACCAAATGGAAGTGTAATAATGGCAAGAGTTTTCTTCTATAATGATTTAAGTAAGGACAGAGTGTTATGACAGTTAGATTAACAAAGGAGGATGTAAAAGAAGCAAGAGAAGGAAAGATTCCAAGCTACAGAACATTAATAAGTGCAGACTGAGGAAGGAGCAAGGAAAATGCAACTGGAAGCAAAGGCCAAtgctgtctttttgttttcctgctTTGGGTAATCCTGCATTTCTTTAACTGTCTGTCGTACAGAATACcaggaaatgttttaaaaaaaacacaaatattcactttgatatcccaccttttttttttaaaatttatttaattacatttttttagatgaaatcaaagatgatttaaaaatgtgaaatgaTACCAACTTGGGAAGAAAATGCCTCATCCAGATGGTGTTATTGATGCAAATAAGAAGCTGGATATTATCTGTTTCCTTTATTGCTCCCATCACAAAGTCTCACCAAAGTTTAGGCTCCAGCATTAAAATTCCCACAGATGTTTATGTGTAATCGCAGAGGTTGCCACACCTCGGATTTactgctcctctccctctgctctgtAAGGCAGGCTGGCTGTGAGGAGAAACTCAGCAGACCATACCTAACTGCCCTCTACATCCCATTTCCCCCTCCAAGCAACCAAGCCTTACGCTTCTCTTTGCCACCTCCATAAGCCCCACTACATCGGCTTATGGAGGTGGCAGTGTCAGTGAccctgaaacagaaaaatgtggaTGCTTGccgcttcttttttctttttctttgcacatCTTTTTAGTTCAGGAGTAGATTGGTTGGC is drawn from Odontesthes bonariensis isolate fOdoBon6 chromosome 21, fOdoBon6.hap1, whole genome shotgun sequence and contains these coding sequences:
- the tmem184a gene encoding transmembrane protein 184A, which translates into the protein MNFSVDMDSSTDNNSIVHLDAPILPDKADISNMTIIRTGNGSIIVNEMFLNTMAAQALTGIFVWSALLMTCHQIYTHLCSYTVPNEQRYIIRILFIVPVYAFDSWLSLLFISNNQYYVYFDSIRDCYEAFVIYNFLSLSFEYLGGESAIMSEIRGKPIESSCLYGTCCLVGMSYSIGFLRFCKQATLQFCVVKPIMAAITIILQAFGKYHDGDFNVNGGYLYITIIYNFSVSLALYALFLFFFATSDLLRPYEPVLKFLTIKSVIFLSFWQGMVLAILERCGVIPKALFIDGQEVGAGTVAAGWQNFIICIEMFFAAIALRYAFTCTVYQEKKNDVPENMPPMQSISSGLKETINPGDMVQDAIHNFSPAYQQYTQQSTQEVTQPSSNGKMVAGNKSSRKSDKIMLIASDDEF